From a single Cryptococcus deuterogattii R265 chromosome 5, complete sequence genomic region:
- a CDS encoding UBX domain-containing protein 1, which translates to MAPSAQDISQFTAITQASEDEAIHWLESSGSLEAAVQDYLAVQDSADAAGAVDDFSDNETPSLATTGGASGAHTLSGAPVQDTLPAGWGKPQRSLFGRIQHNDDDRGDDDKDPEELFAGGGRNSGLAVQNPDNAPESGNSLVDKILKAARRNGAAPPRSNEPAKPSSGSAYFGGAGNTLGSDETPSTSVPSEQPSQSSGPSVQTGGMPGGFGGLGAIPPGLMEHLMNQMSGRSGTPPSALSPGPSNIDHIDPSRISTDENGETVVHRSLTFWRNGFSIEDGPLLPYEEPQNRHLLQALEEGRAPSAAFGVPFDQRVNVEVHQRRGDDYVAPKKKMRAFEGGGQRLGDAVPEVASSSASPMPGSLPVSSTNIGENTGRGTSGETKFEVDPSKPTTNIQLRFGDGSRQVARVNLSHTIADLRSYVTAARADSRPFVLQTTFPSRELSDMNETVEGAKLQNAVVVQRFV; encoded by the exons ATGGCCCCGTCAGCCCAAG ATATTTCTCAGTTCACTGCCATTACACAGGCGTCCGAGGATGAAGCTATCCACTGGCTCGAGTCCAGTGGCAGTCTCGAG GCTGCTGTGCAGGACTACTTGGCTGTCCAGGATTCTGCTGATGCCGCTGGTGCAGTGGATGACTTCTCTGATAATGAAACACCTAGTCTGGCCACTACCGGCGGAGCCTCTGGTGCGCACACTCTTTCCGGTGCTCCCGTCCAAGACACTCTTCCGGCAGGATGGGGTAAACCCCAAAGATCTCTGTTTGGACGTATCCAGCACAATGACGATGACCGAGGCGATGATGACAAGGATCCGGAAGAGCTCTTTGCCGGTGGAGGCAGAAACAGTGGGTTAGCTGTCCAGAATCCTGATAATGCTCCTGAGTCTGGCAACTCTCTGGTGGATAAGATCTTGAAGGCTGCCAGAAG GAACGGTGCCGCTCCTCCTCGATCAAATGAGCCTGCTAAGCCATCCAGCGGTTCAGCCTATTTTGGTGGAGCAGGTAATACTCTCGGCTCTGACGAAACTCCCTCAACTTCAGTCCCTTCTGAGCAACCTTCCCAATCTTCGGGACCTTCTGTTCAGACCGGGGGGATGCCCGGAGGTTTCGGTGGATTGGGAGCTATCCCCCCTGGATTGATGGAGCACCTCATGAATCAGATGAGTGGTCGATCTGGCacacctccttctgctctttcACCTGGTCCTAGTAACATTGACCACATCGATCCCTCTCGGATCTCCACtgatgagaatggagagaCTGTCGTTCATCGTAGCCTTACTTTCTGGCGAAATGGCTTCTCCATTGAAGACGGCCCTTTGCTTCCTTACGAGGAACCGCAGAACAGacaccttcttcaagcactGGAAGAGGGCCGTGCTCCTTCAGCTGCGTTCGGTGTGCCTTTCGATCAGAGAGTGAATGTGGAAGTTCAtcagaggagaggagatgacTATGTGGCtccgaagaaaaagatgaggGCCTTTGAAGGTGGCGGTCAAAGATTGGGTGATGCTGTGCCAGAAGTGGCGAGTAGTAGCGCCAGCCCCATGCCCGGATCATTGCCTGTCTCATCTACCAACATTGGTGAAAATACTGGTAGAGGTACCTCGGGCGAAACCAAGTTTGAAGTGGATCCTTCCAAACCTACGACAAATATCCAATTGCGTTTTGGTGATGGCTCTCG GCAAGTAGCCCGGGTCAACTTGTCTCACACCATTGCCGACTTGCGTTCTTATGTGACTGCTGCTCGTGCCGACTCTCGACCTTTTGTTCTCCAAACCACCTTCCCTTCAAGGGAGCTCTCGGACATGAACGAGACAGTAGAGGGAGCCAAGCTGCAAAACGCCGTGGTTGTCCAGCGTTTTGTTTAG
- a CDS encoding pre-mRNA-splicing factor ATP-dependent RNA helicase DHX15/PRP43, with the protein MSEPPAKRSKMDSTAAPENNPYLAHRNEGSSYGGMTNGASGVTGSIDRNEHPLNGMVPRKVTVDQAKKIMDGDVNPFKNLAPWSNTYKKILEQRKGLPVYQKMQEFLTVFNENQIVVMEGQTGSGKTTQIPQFVCYSDLPMLRGKMVACTQPRRVAAMSVAKRVADEMDVQLGKQVGYSIRFEDMTEPGTTFLKYMTDGMLLREAMNDPLLERYSTVILDEAHERTLATDILMGLLKDIAKRRPDLKIIVMSATLDVGKFQKYFGDTNPTGLAPVVKVSGRTFPVETFFTQEPENDYVEAAIRTVLFIHQAEDEGDVLLFLTGEEEIEDACRKIRAEGEELANKGMAGPLLVVPLYSSLPPHQQQRIFDAAPPARKDGLPGRKVVVSTNIAETSLTIDGIVYVVDPGFCKQKVYNPRIRVESLLVTPISKASAMQRAGRAGRTRPGKCFRLYTERDFVKELEEQTHPEILRSNLANTVLELIKLGIKDLVHFDYMDAPAPETIMRALELLHYLAALDDDGNLTPLGSIMAEFPLDPQLAKMLIVSPEFGCSNEILSLTAMLSVPNVFMRPASQRKEADLAKAQFTHPDGDHLTMLNVYHAYKSNEGDAKNWCWQNYLNQRSLAQADNVRTQLKRAMEKFDLELCSTAWEDRNYWNNIRQALTCGFFMHVAHKEGEKGSYMTVKDNQVVRLHLSCGLDTTPEWVIYNEFVLTTANFIRTVTEVRPEWLLEYAPQYFDPETFPANSETRRALQRVLDRKLGKISSSKHGKDGKDKKDKKKKRKAE; encoded by the exons ATGTCTGAGCCCCCTGCTAAAAGGTCAAAGATGGACTCTACTGCAGCTCCCGAAAACAACCCATACCT CGCCCACAGGAATGAAGGTTCTTCGTACGGAGGAATGACTAATGGCGCCAGCGGTGTGACCGGTTCTATCGACCGGAATGAACACCCCTTAAACGGGATGGTTCCTAGAAAAGTTACCGTGGACCAGGCTAAGAAGATCATG GATGGCGATGTCAATCCTTTCAAGAACCTTGCTCCTTGGTCTAACACCTACAAAAAGATCTTGGAGCAGCGAAAGGGGCTACCCGTCTACCAGAAGATGCAGGAATTCCTTACAGTCTTCAACGAGAACCAAATTGTGGTGATGGAAGGCCAGACCGGTTCGGGAAAGACCACCCAGATTCCCCAGTTTGTCTGTTATTCCGACCTGCCGATGTTGAGGGGCAAGATGGTCGCCTGTACCCAACCCCGACGAGTCGCTGCTATGAGTGTTGCTAAACGAGTTGCCGATGAAATGGATG TGCAATTGGGAAAGCAGGTCGGTTACTCTATTCGATTTGAAGATATGACCGAACCTGGAACCACTTTCCTCAAGTACATGACAGATGGTATGCTCCTCCGAGAAGCCATGAACGACCCTTTACTCGAACGATACTCTACTGTTATTTTGGACGAAGCGCACGAGCGTACATTAGCTACCGATATCTTGATGGGTCTTTTGAAGGACATTGCGAAAAGACGACCAGACTTGAAGATCATTGTAATGTCTGCTACGCTTGATGTTGGAAAATTCCAAAAGTACTTCGGAGACACCAACCCCACCGGCCTTGCTCCTGTCGTCAAGGTTTCTGGTCGAACTTTCCCCGTCGAAACTTTCTTCACACAAGAGCCCGAAAACGATTATGTTGAAGCTGCTATCCGAACAGTTCTTTTCATTCAtcaagcagaagatgaaggagatgttCTGCTGTTCTTAactggtgaagaagaaatcgaAGATGCATGTCGAAAAATCAGGGCCGAGGGCGAAGAGCTTGCCAATAAGGGCATGGCTGGTCCTTTGCTGGTTGTTCCTCTCTactcatcccttcctcctcatcaacagcAGCGAATTTTCGACGCTGCTCCTCCCGCGCGCAAGGATGGTCTCCCGGGACGGAAGGTCGTTGTTTCTACCAACATTGCCGAAACTTCTCTTACTATCGACGGTATCGTTTACGTCGTTGACCCCGGTTTCTGCAAGCAAAAAGTCTACAACCCTCGTATTCGAGTGGAGTCTTTGTTAGTCACTCCTATATCGAAGGCGTCAGCGATGCAACGTGCTGGTCGTGCAGGTCGTACAAGGCCAGGCAAGTGTTTCAGGTTGTACACGGAGAGGGACTTTGTCAAGGAGTTGGAGGAACAGACCCACCCGGAAATTTTGAGGAGTAATTTGGCAAACACAGTTCTGGAATTGATCAAGCTCGGTATCAAGGATCTTGTGCACTTTGACTACATGG ACGCTCCTGCGCCCGAGACTATCATGCGTGCTCTTGAGCTCTTGCATTATCTTGCTGCTCTCGACGATGATGGCAACCTCACCCCCCTTGGTTCCATCATGGCCGAATTCCCTCTCGACCCTCAGTTGGCCAAGATGCTCATAGTATCTCCGGAATTCGGCTGTTCCAACGAGATCCTATCTCTCACCGCCATGCTCTCAGTCCCCAACGTATTCATGCGTCCCGCCTCCCAACGAAAAGAAGCCGACTTGGCTAAGGCCCAATTCACGCATCCTGACGGCGATCACCTCACCATGCTTAACGTCTACCATGCCTACAAGTCGAACGAGGGCGACGCAAAGAATTGGTGTTGGCAAAACTACCTTAACCAGCGAAGTCTTGCCCAGGCAGACAACGTTCGAACACAGTTGAAGCGAGCAATGGAGAAATTTGACTTGGAGCTGTGCAGTACGGCGTGGGAGGACAGGAACTATTGGAACAACATTCGTCAGGCTTTGACTTGTGGGTTCTTCATGCACGTGGCGCATAAGGAGGGTGAAAAGGGTAGCTATATGACTGTAAAGGATAACCAA GTTGTACGACTGCATCTTTCTTGTGGCTTAGACACTACGCCTGAATGGGTCATCTACAATGAATTTGTCTTGACCACTGCCAAC TTCATTCGTACAGTAACTGAAGTTCGCCCCGAATGGCTTCTCGAATACGCTCCTCAATACTTTGACCCCGAAACATTCCCCGCCAACAGCGAAACCCGACGGGCGTTGCAGCGAGTGTTGGACAGGAAGTTGGGCAAAATCTCTAGTAGCAAGCACGGGAAGGAtggcaaggacaagaaggacaagaagaagaagaggaaggccgAGTGA
- a CDS encoding pre-mRNA-processing factor 40: MSGEEKSLWSEYKNAQGRVYWSHAVTKQSVWEKPDELKTPFEKALSKTQWKQYASNNRPYYVNTVTKETKWDLPPELVELKKQIEEEEARNAERQRRKEQGIASLTPSPRESRSPTPEDIRELRASAANAIALYKPSTATPASVPETPLKPQNDDLPVITMPPGGFETKEEAEAAFIHLLKKAGINETHTWDIAMRIIVLDPLYNALDTLAEKKAAFEKYTNGILDERRAAKDARISRLRPIFHKMFAKSGVIKSYSTLKTADRAFGRDRYWQEAFPEERMLLLDEYTSKLRRDEESAERELRDRNIITLTALLPTLDLSVSTRWRAAHDLIISSPAFRSDKGLQKIEVLDMIKVYEDYAYKLEQEHKEESRKLKIEATRNARKAREGFKALLKELDHNGELTRTSKFKDTYPKIKNDERYIALLGLSGSSPLELWMDAVDDIGEEVERAAEKINNALSKVDKKITLETSREELEQWCREVHMDTQIAEKLRKEVYNLTHSRLRQIADEEARRIERRKRRRIEDLRYALKKVGAIELDMSYDQALPHMQDLEEFKEIEEEDDRKSAYEKFIKRQKEKLAEAESSKRDYGDRGDSYRDSHRSGDRRHSRDDAMDVDDDVKSRRGDREREKDRDRDYKSSRRDDRDRDRGDRRDRDRERERDKERDRSERRDRDRERERKHGGEQGEDREHKRRRLSSASSAAPRKDRNDGEIEEGEI, from the exons ATGTcgggagaagaaaagtcTCTCTGG AGCGAGTACAAAAATGCTCAAGGTCGGGTCTACTGGTCGCATGCTGTCACTAAGCAATCGGTTTGGGAGAAGCCGGATGAACTAAAGACGCCATTCGAAAAAGCCCTTTCAAAGACCCAATGGAAACAATATGCCTCAAACAATAGGCCTTATTATGTCAACACCGTTACGAAGGAGACCAAATGGGACTTGCCGCCTGAACTTGTTGAACTGAAGAAAcagattgaagaggaagaggccaGAAATGCAGAgaggcaaaggaggaaggagcaaGGAATTGCTAGCCTTACTCCCAGCCCTAGGGAGTCTCGCTCTCCCACACCCGAGGACATCCGCGAACTGCGCGCTTCTGCGGCCAATGCCATTGCTCTCTACAAACCTAGCACAGCGACACCTGCGAGTGTACCCGAGACTCCTCTCAAACCGCAGAATGACGATCTTCCGGTTATCACCATGCCTCCCGGTGGGTTTGAaaccaaggaagaggccGAAGCAGCTTTCATTCACCTTCTCAAGAAGGCGGGCATCAATGAAACCCATACATGGGACATTGCAATGAGGATAATTGTCTTGGATCCCCTCTATAATGCTTTGGATACGCTCGCCGAAAAGAAGGCGGCGTTTGAAAAG TATACCAATGGGATCCTTGATGAACGTCGTGCTGCCAAGGATGCACGTATCTCTCGTCTCCGACCCATTTTTCACAAGATGTTCGCCAAGAGTGGAGTAATCAAGAGTTATTCCACATTAAAAACAGCAGACCGGGCGTTTGGAAGAGACAGGTATTGGCAAGAGGCCTTCCctgaagagaggatgttgCTTTTGGATGAGTACACTTCAAAATTGAGGCGTGATGAAGAG TCTGCTGAAAGGGAGCTTCGTGATCGCAACATTATTACTCTTACTGCTTTGCTTCCTACCCTCGACCTTTCCGTCTCCACTCGTTGGCGAGCCGCACATGATCttatcatctcttctcctgccTTCCGCTCCGATAAAGGCCTTCAGAAAATTGAAGTCCTTGATATGATCAAGGTCTATGAGGATTACGCGTACAAGCTCGAGCAAGAACACAAAGAGGAGTCTAGGAAACTCAAGATTGAGGCAACAAGAAACGCTCGAAAGGCACGAGAGGGGTTCAAGGCGTTGCTCAAGGAGTTGGATCATAATGGGGAGCTTACTCGAACCTCCAAATTCAAAGACACATACCCGAAAATCAAGAACGATGAGCGCTACATTGCGCTTCTTGGTTTATCTGGCTCTAGCCCTCTCGAGCTTTGGATGGACGCGGTAGACGATATAGGTGAAGAGGTCGAGCGtgctgctgagaagatCAACAATGCTTTGAGTAAGGTTGATAAAAAGATCACTCTCGAGACGAGTCGGGAAGAGCTGGAGCAATGGTGCAGGGAGGTGCATATGGACACTCAGATCGCcgagaagttgaggaaagaggtttATAATCTC ACGCACTCTCGCCTTAGGCAGATTGCcgacgaagaagctcgTCGAATTGAACGTCGAAAACGACGACGCATTGAAGATCTCCGTTATGCTCTTAAGAAGGTCGGTGCCATTGAATTGGACATGTCGTATGATCAG GCCTTGCCCCATATGCAGGATCTAGAAGAATTCAAGGAAatcgaggaagaagatgatcgAAAGTCCGCCTATGAGAAATTTATTAAGCGTCAGAAG GAGAAGCTCGCTGAAGCCGAATCTTCCAAGCGAGACTACGGCGACCGAGGGGACTCATACCGGGACTCTCACCGTTCTGGAGACCGTCGGCACTCCAGGGATGACGCtatggatgtggatgatgatgtcaagTCCCGTCGAGGTGACCgtgagagggagaaggacaggGATCGAGACTACAAGTCGTCAAGACGAGATGATCGGGATCGTGACCGCGGCGACAGGCGGGACAGAGACCgtgagagggaaagggacaAGGAACGAGACCGcagcgagagaagggacAGGGAcagagagagggagaggaaacATGGCGGGgaacaaggtgaagatCGGGAACATAAACGACGGAGGTTATCATCTGCTTCGTCAGCGGCCCCTAGGAAAGATAGAAATGATggggagattgaggagggcGAAATTTAA
- a CDS encoding aldehyde dehydrogenase (NAD+) — protein sequence MAPTFTHEFNHAGYKGKVEVPTGIFINGEWSTSVDKNAKTIDIHNPATGEILTSIPEALEADVNKAVEVAHKAFNNSWGLSVPGFKRGEYLIKLAELMERDLDILASLEALDNGKTFNAAKGFDVVESARTFRYYGGWADKIHGKVIETSSSKLTYTLHEPVGVCGQIIPWNFPLLMFSWKIAPALAAGNTVVIKPSELTPLTAMYMTKLINEAGIPKGVVNVVVGYGQTVGHVLSGHPAIDKIAFTGSTAVGRKVMEEASKSNIKKVTLELGGKSANIVFEDADFEEAVKYSAQGIFFNHGQTCCAGSRIYVQRSIYDKFLRAFKEQTSKLKVGDPFDPKTYQGPQVSQLQAERIMSYVDHGKQEGATVVSGGKRHGDKGYFIEPTIFGDVSANMKIVREEIFGPVVVVSPFDTEEEALEAANDSVYGLASAVFTSNISRATRVASKLKAGTVWVNCYNELHPQVPFGGFKQSGLGRELGEYALENYTEIKAVQINVGSKCGIPA from the exons ATGGCTCCCACTTTTACTCATGAATTCAACCACGCCGGCTACAAGGGCAAGGTCGAGGTTCCTACCGGTATTTTTATCAACGGCGAATGGTCCACTTCTGTCGACAAGAACGCCAAGACCATCGA CATCCACAACCCTGCTACTGGCGAGATCCTTACCAGCATTCCCGAAGCTTTAGAAGCCGACGTTAACAAGGCCGTCGAGGTCGCCCACAAAGCTTTTAATAACTCTTGGGGTCTTAGCGTTCCCGGTTTTAAGCGAGGAGAGTACCTCATCAAGCTTGCCGAGTTGATGGAGCGAGACCTTGATATCCTTGCTTCTCTTGAAGCCCTCGACAATGGCAAAACTTTCAACGCTGCTAAGGGCTTCGATGTTGTCGAATCTGCTAGAACATTCAGGTACTACGGTGGATGGGCCGACAAGATCCACGGCAAAGTTATTGAG acctcttcttctaagCTCACCTATACTCTCCATGAACCTGTCGGCGTCTGCGGTCAAATTATCCCTTGGAACTTCCCCCTTCTCATGTTCTCATGGAAGATTGCTCCCGCTCTCGCTGCCGGTAACACTGTTGTCATCAAGCCTTCCGAGCTCACTCCCTTGACTGCCATGTACATGACAAAGCTCATCAACGAGGCCGGTATCCCTAAAGGTGTCGTtaatgttgttgttgg TTACGGTCAGACCGTCGGTCATGTCCTTTCTGGTCACCCTGCCATCGACAAGATTGCTTTCACTGGTTCCACGGCCGTCGGCCGAAAGGTCATGGAGGAGGCTTCCAAGTCCAACATCAAGAAGGTCACacttgagcttggtggTAAGAGCGCCAACATTGTCTTTGAGGACGCCGACTTCGAGGAAGCTGTCAAGTATTCCGCTCAGGgtatcttcttcaaccacGGTCAGACTTGC TGTGCCGGTTCTCGAATTTATGTCCAGAGGTCTATCTACGATAAGTTCCTCAGGGCCTTCAAGGAGCAAACCTCGAAGCTCAAGGTTGGAGACCCCTTCGACCCTAAAACATACCAGGGTCCTCAGGTTTCTCAGCTTCAGGCTGAGCGAATCATGAGCTACGTCGACCACGGCAAGCAGGAGGGTGCCACTGTCGTCAGTGGTGGCAAGCGACACGGTGACAAAGGTTACTTCATTGAGCCC ACTATTTTCGGCGACGTCAGTGCCAACATGAAGATTGTCAGGGAGGAGATCTTTGGTCCCGTCGTTGTTGTTTCTCCGTTTGACactgaggaggaagctcTTGAAGCTGCCAACGACTCTGTCTACGGTCTTGCTTCCGCTGTCTTCACGTCCAACATCTCTCGAGCCACCCGAGTCGCCAGTAAGCTCAAAGCTGGTACTGTCTGGGTCAACTGCTACAACGAGCTCCACCCTCAAGTGCCCTTCGGTGGTTTCAAGCAGTCCGGTCTCGGTCGAGAGTTAGGAGAGTATGCCCTCGAGAATTACACCGAAATCAAGGCTGTCCAGATCAACGTCGGCTCCAAGTGCGGTATCCCTGCTTAA
- a CDS encoding import inner membrane translocase subunit tim44: MHSRPVFLRALRLRQQPLPARRFLPPQSLRPISSTARLLDESKKSEQQSQKKKSGNDEPITPRSPWAVFTQVLKEEIEKNKGWQDNVKQLQGDVDKFADSAAMKKAKDVYEKTRLTNLIKNNPRIQSAVGDLHKAGISVHDAVQHALADSEVLKAISAATNRFVSAASSATAPIRDTKAYKLMAESLEEAFEDESGVGSRYGGYEEKEARRKKREMRAKKAGRTAIKRVEENPEAGEALVLSDKPESVSRLAFIKESPTYQRMMENYYESESPFVSAIRTIGTKVGSLFEENETAQVIRAMKALDPNFRMDRWTGELREYIVPEVVDAYLSADRESLKAWCGEATFNVLWATMGQFIKQGLVSDSKILDIKHVDIAHGKMLENNVPVFVITFATQEQLLFRSAKTGKVVVGSEDDVEQCRYAMVITRLESELDNELTGGWKVVEMARRGAKGGL; encoded by the exons ATGCACTCCCGACCAGTCTTCCTTCGCGCTCTTCGACTCCGacaacaacctcttcccGCTCGCCGattcctccctcctcagTCGCTCCGTCCCATCTCATCTACAGCCCGTCTCTTGGACGAGTCAAAAAAGTCTGAACAACAAtcgcaaaagaagaagtcagGCAACGATGAACCTATCACCCCTCGATCTCCGTGGGCCGTCTTCACTCAGGTcttgaaggaggagattgagaagaatAAGGGGTGGCAGGACAATGTCAAGCAGTTGCAAGGTGACGTTGATAAGTTCGCCGACAGTGCTGCTATGAAGAAGGCTAAGGATGTGTATGAGAAGACTAGG CTCACCAACTTGATCAAAAACAACCCTCGAATCCAATCTGCAGTCGGTGATCTTCACAAGGCCGGTATCTCCGTGCACGACGCTGTCCAGCACGCTCTCGCCGATTCCGAAGTGCTCAAGGCCATCTCTGCCGCTACCAACCGTTTCGTTTCTGCCGCCTCTAGCGCTACTGCGCCCATTAGAGACACAAAGGCGTACAAGTTGATGGCTGAGAGTCTCGAAGAGgcctttgaagatgagagtgGTGTTGGGAGTAGATATGGTGGTtatgaggagaaggaggctaggagaaagaagagggagatgagggccaagaaggctggAAGGACTGCTATCAAGAGGGTTGAGGAGAATCCTGA AGCTGGTGAGGCGCTTGTTCTCTCCGACAAGCCCGAATCCGTCTCCCGTCTCGCGTTCATCAAGGAATCTCCCACCTATCAGCGTATGATGGAGAATTACTATGAATCTGAATCTCCCTTCGTTTCCGCCATCCGAACGATTGGTACCAAGGTCGGCTCTTTGTTCGAGGAGAACGAAACTGCTCAGGTCATCCGTGCCATGAAGGCCTTAGACCCCAATTTTAGGATGGACAGGTGGACTGGGGAGTTGAGAGAGTATATTGTACCTGAAGTCGTCGACGCGTACTTGAGTGCAGACAGGGAAAGCTTGAAGGCTTGGTGTGGTGAAGCT ACCTTTAACGTCCTCTGGGCAACTATGGGCCAATTCATCAAGCAAGGTCTTGTTTCAGACTCTAAGATTCTTGACATCAAGCATGTCGACATTGCCCACGGCAAGATGCTTGAGAACAACGTCCCCGTATTCGTCATTACCTTTGCCACCCAAGAAcaactcctcttccgaTCAGCCAAGACCGGAAAGGTTGTTGTTGGATCagaggatgatgtcgaACAGTGTAGGTATGCTATGGTGATTACGAGGTTGGAGTCAGAATTGGACAACGAGTTGACTGGCGGTTGGAAGGTTGTTGAG ATGGCCAGGAGGGGCGCCAAGGGCGGATTGTAG